In Acidobacteriota bacterium, the DNA window GATTGAGGATCGCAGTTGAAAGTTACGAGTTGTGAGTTCACAGTTTTCTCCTGCCCACCCAAGGTGAGGCTGGGCAGGGTGGGCGGGATCTCTCAACTCTCAACTCTCAACTCTTGACTCTGTGCGGAGCGGATTTAGAGATGCAAACGCCTCCAAGCTCGGCGATCGGTTCGACGCCCGTTCCGCCGGCTTCCTTCCGACGGATGGGCATGTGGCTGCTGTTGGCCTCCCTCGGTATGCTGTTCGGATCAGTTCTGGTCGGGTTTCTGATCTTGAGGGCGCGGGCCGAGCATTGGCCGCCACCCGGTGCGCCGTCGCTGCCCGGCGGACTCTGGATCAGTACGGCGTTGTTGCTGATCCTCAGCGTCACCCTGGTGCTCGCCGAGCGCGCGGCCCGCAAGGGTCAGCGGGCCTCTCTCGACAGGATGCTCCTTGTCGCGGTTCTCCTGGCAATGGCGTTCCTCATGGTCCAGGTGTCGAACTGGATGCGGATGGCGGCGAGCAGCGTTCTTCCGGACGAGAACCTGCTGGTCTGGTTCTTCTACGTCCTGACCATCCTCCACGCAGCACACGTGGTGTTTGGCCTGATCCCGCTGGTTGTCGTGTCGGTCCGAGCCCGAGCCGGTCGCTACAACGAAGAGGAGCACGAGAGCATCCACCTGGTGGGGATGTACTGGCACTTCTTGTTTGCCACCTGGATCGCAATTCTCTTAGTTTTGCGTATTTAGTTTTGAGGTTCGAGTCAGCCCCCGCCCCCCATGCTTTGTCGCCGAAGGGTGGGTGGGAACTCAAAACTCAAAACTCAGAACTCAAAATTCGCGATGTAGCGTTTGATCGCTTCGTACTGGCTTCGTCCGTCGAGGCCCGCCTCTTCCAGTACCCGGTGGCCGGGTCCGCTGCCCAGATAGCGGCCCTTCATGAAGGGATGGAGGGTAGCGGCTCGGCCCCTCTCCGAAATGATCCACCGATACATTGTCGGCAGGGTGAAGCCGGTGATGCCCATAGCAGATCGGGCTCGACTTTCCGGATAGACAGCGTTTCTTGCCTCGATTGGCAGAAGGTCAAAAAGCTCGGGCGATGCGACGTAGAAGACATCGAGGTCGATGCCGTCGCTTTCAAGCAGGGGCAACGCGTCCTCGATGAAAGCGTAGGTCACTTCGGAACCCTGGAGGACAACGGTTCCGGCTGAGCCGTTGGCGGATCGGCGCAGCTGGTACAACCCCTGGCGGGCGGCATTCGGGGGAGCAAGGCCGAGCGCCGCGCGATCGACCACGGTCTCCGAGGGCCGGGTAACGACGGGGGCGATCACGGCCGGACAACGGCGGAGGGCCTCGCTCACCAGATGCCACACCTCCTGCGGGTCCCACGGCGTGAGACTGATCGCGGCGCCTGCTGGAAAATTCTCCTGCACGAGCTGGAGCGCCTGGGGGTCGGCATGGGTCGGCCCATCCTCGCCGGTCTTCAGACCGGCGTGGGCCAACACGAGGAAAAACGGCCGGTAAGGGCCGGGAGCGATTTCCTGCCGAGCCTGGTTGCCGATCGCGTGCAGGCGCGAGGCGATATGACCAAGCGGTGCCATGAAGGCGCCGTAGGACGATCCGACGCCGATGTGGCGTCCGAAGCTCGACAATCCGGTCATCACGCCGGTGATGGCGTCTTCACAGATACCGCCGATCGACATCAGCCGAGAATCCGGGTTGCTCCGGGCGTTCCAAAACCCTTCGGCGAATCCCTTGCCGCCAGTCGCGACGCTGGTGGAACCGAGCAGATCGGCGGCGGCCAGCAAGAATGCTCCGCCGCTGACCCGGTTGAGGTGGTCGAACACGTTCCCGAGCTCCGCTCGGAGTGTTGTCGCGGCTCCGGGCTCGAGCCGGAGTGGTGCCGGCATCTCCTCAGTGCCGACTGCCTCGAAAACCGCTTCCAACCGGGGGGCCAGAGTGCGAGGTTTTCGCTGCCTCGCGGCAAGTCGTTCGCGCGCAGACCGCAATCGATCTGCGAGAACCTCGACCATATCGGTACGGGCCTCGATCGCTTCGCGAATCGCGCCAAGGGCCTGCCAGTGGCATCTCTCGACCACCGCCAGGTCATTGCCCCGGCCGCACGGCGGTTCGTTCTGGTCGCAGCGCGGAATCTCGAGCCCGACCAGCGATTCGAACGGCGCCAACGCGTGGTAGAAGTCGGCCGAACACAGACTGTGGCCGGCACCGTGGGAGGCCTTGCCTTCGATACCATAGCGCCAGCCTTTGGTGGTGCGGTAGACGATCATCGTCGGCTGGCCGTTGTCGAGCTCCAGGGTTCTTCGTTGTGCGGTGGCGATCTGTTGGAAGTCGGTGCCGTCGTCGACCGAAATGACGTTCCAGTCGTTGAGGTAAGCGAGCTCCCGGGGAGTCCACTGAACGTATTCTCCCGGGACCACGCCTTCGCGACAGACGCGATTGCTGTCGATCGACGCCTGGTTCCA includes these proteins:
- a CDS encoding cytochrome c oxidase subunit 3, giving the protein MQTPPSSAIGSTPVPPASFRRMGMWLLLASLGMLFGSVLVGFLILRARAEHWPPPGAPSLPGGLWISTALLLILSVTLVLAERAARKGQRASLDRMLLVAVLLAMAFLMVQVSNWMRMAASSVLPDENLLVWFFYVLTILHAAHVVFGLIPLVVVSVRARAGRYNEEEHESIHLVGMYWHFLFATWIAILLVLRI